TGATGACTCTCCCCAATCGATCATGGGTGTAGTGTGCCTCGGCGCCATTAGCGAGTTGAAGACGCGAGATACTGTAGGAATTGTCGTAGTCCAACGCCAGTCGGGCACTATTTGGGTAGACAATCTGCCGGAGCAGACCCCTTTCGTAGACAAAGCGCGTCCGCTCCCCCAGTGGATCTTCGGACCACAGCATCTGGCCATAGGAGTCATGATTCCAACGCCAGGTATTGCCGCGGGGATCCACAATCACACTGGGATTCCCTTGCTCATCATACTGGATGGATACCTTGGCGCCATCAGCGCCCTCGAAGCCAACGCAGTTACCCCGAGCATCATACGTATAGCGTTGGACGCGCCCAAGCGGGTCCACTTCCTTTACCAGGCGCAGGGCGTCATCATATTCGCGTTGCCAGACATTGCTCAGCGGGTCCACCTCCTTCACCACCACGCCGCGCCCATCGGAGTAGTAGGTGGTGGTGTGGCCCAGGGAGTTGGTGACCTCGGTGACGCCCCTCTCCTTGTCATAGAAGAGCCGGTGATCATGGATGCCGCCGTCGCCCCAGGTGTGTACGCACCAGGCCTCGGCTCCCTGGCCGTCGTACTCGAAGTGGAAGCTCAGGCCCGTGCGGTCGGTCTCGCGCACCAGCAGGTGGCCGCTATATTGGTAGCGGGCCGCATGCGCGAGCGCGTCATGTGCCTCCACCAGATCTCCTGCCTCCGAGTACACATAGCGGTTGTAGGGCACGAGGCCCGGCTGCGTGGGGTGAGGCAGCCATGTCCTCACCAGCCGCCCCTTGGCGTCGTGTTCGAACCGTAGCCGCCTCCTGGCGCTGTCCACCACCCACTCCAGCCGCCCACGGCTGTCATACTCGTAATGAATGGCATGCCCGGCCCGGTTGCGCGTGCGAGTCACCCGGCACAGTCCAGGGTCCTCGCCCCCGACAAAGCGCAGCTCGTGCACCAGCCCATTCGCCAGTTCCACGCTCCACTGCAGTTCCCCCATGCGCCGCAGGGTCAGCCGGTCCATCGGCTCGTACACCGCCTGGCCCAAGGGCGCCCGTTGCCTGGGGAACTGGCTCATATCGAACGCGATCTCCCTCCCATCCTCCGCTCGGTACACCACCTTCCCCTGTTCCTCCCACACCGCCAGGTCCAGCGAGTGGCTCCAGCCGTGGCCCACCGCCGAATCGCGCTCGCAGAGGCTCGAGGAGTAGTTGCGCTCGAACTTGAGCGGAATGGGGCCCGGCAATTCCCAATCCACCGCTTTGGTCACCGCCCGCCCCGTCACCACGTCCACGGGGTGTCCCGTCAGCGTGCAGATGGCCTTGTGAATCCGATCGCGCGCCCGCTCGCCCAGTCCCACCTTGTCCATGACCTTGTTCGCCGCCTTGTGGATGCGGTCGGACACGTCACTCATCTTCCGGCTGGCCTTCTGCAGATTGCGCAGCTTCTTCAATCCCTTGAGCAGTGCGCCCAGGGCCAGCTTCATCATCAGCCCTGACAGGGAAATCGTCGGAGGCCCGCCCACTATCACCGGGGGACCCGCCGGAATGGACAGGGCAATCGAGGTGGGAAGCAGCAGCGTCTTGGCGCCCGGCCCCTTCTTGCGCGGCGGCGAGGGCATGCCGATGTCCTGGCAACTCAGCACCGGCAGCGTCATGTAGGTGAAGGGCTCGTCGTCCACCATGACGGTGGAACTGCCCATGAAGGTCTCGTTCTCGTTGCCAGGCGGCTTGGCGAAGACGCCTCCAATGGGGAAGTGGGGAGGCAGTGTCACTCCGCCCGTACCCGCTTGCGCTCGCGGCAAGCCGTTGACCAACACCGTGGAACCGATGATGGGGATGTAGTCGAACGGGTCGAAGACAATGCCGATATGCGGGTGGGGAATGGGCACCACCGCCCCGGGAGGGGTAATGATGAAATGGATGTCGATTCCCAACACCGGGTCCAGGTGCTTGACCGCAGGCATCATGCCGCTTGACCTCCCGCGGCCTGGGTATCGGGCCGCCAATCGTTACCCAGGAGCGACTCGGCCTCGACTTCCAGACGCCGCGCGGCGGCCTCCCCCTGGCGAGCTTGGCCCAGCCGCACCCGGGCCTCCGCCACATAGGGCAGTGTCGAGGTGGAGCGTGCCTCTGGCTCGAGCGCCAGCCCTACGCTCCAGGCCTGCTCAGTGGCTTCCCAGGCCTTGTCCAGTTCATGGACGGACTCCCGGCAGAAACTCGCCATGCGCCAGCACTCCAGCTCCAGGCGCGCATCCACCAATTTTCGCGCCATGGGCGCCGTCTCCTCGTAGAGCACGGCTGCCTGTGCCCACTCCTGCATCGTCACCAGCACCGCCCCCATCGCCATGCGAGACTTCAGCCTCAACTCGGCCCCCTGGACCTCGCCCCTGGCCTCGGCATCCACCGCGGCCCCCTCCGCCTTGCGGTAGTGCTCCAGCGCCTCCGTGGGCTTGCTGGCCACCAGGAGCGCCGCACCCATGGCCCAGCGCGCCGCCACCACCAGCGCCGGCCAGCCCTCTCCGGCCGCCAATGACGCCGCTTCCTCCCCCAGCCGCGTCACCAGATTGAGTTCGCCGCGGCCCGCCGCATTGCCCAATCGCACCAGCAACTCCCGGTAGCGCCCTCCCGCCGGATCCAGGCCCGCTGCCCCACGAGCCACCTCCTCCATCGCCCCTGGCATGTCCAGGTCCGCCACGCTCGTCCTGACCCGCTTCGGCTCCGCCCGCGCCAGCGGCTCCAACACCCTCACCCGCACATCATCCAGCACCACCACCCGCACATTCGGCGAGCGCAGGTACGCCAATGCCTCGTGCAGCCACTGCCACCACGCTTTCGCATCCGCCACCTCGCCCGGCACCAGCACCACCGCTAGAACACCGACCGATTTGATTTTTTAGTAAAATCAGGGATTTACGTGAGGGGGTGGACAACAGTGGCTGAATTTGATCAGGTCGGCACATGACCTTAGCCGTCAGTCCGCCGAAGGTGACCGGAGAGATAGCTCGATGGACTCCTCCGCGGGAGTTGAACGAGCAAGAGCAACAGATTGTCGAACGGATGAGCCGTAACGGCAAGCTGTTCGCTTTTCTGCGTCTGAATCGGCACAAGCTGATGGATGAGGCTTTTCAGGCGGAACTGGCCTCCATGTACCGCCAGACAGGAGCAGGGAAAGTGGCTATAGCACCCGGGCTGATGGCAATGGCAATACTCTTACAGGGATACATGGGAGTGTCGGATGCCACCCTGGTGGAACTGACGGTCTTCGACTTGAGAGTGCAGATGGTGTTGGGCTGGTTGGGTCACAGCGAGCCGGCGTTCTCCCAGGGGTCGTTGTATGAGTTTCGTCAGCGGCTGATGAGAAACCAAATGGACCGGCGCCTCCTGGAGAAGACAGTCGAGGTGGCGCGGGAACAGAAAGAGTTCGGTGAGCGAAAGCTCAAGACGCTGTTGCGAGTGGCGATTGACTCAAAGCCACTGGAGGGAGCTGGCCGGGTAGAGGACACCATCAACCTGGTAGGACACGCAGCGCGCAAGGTGATGATGTGCGTGGCGAAGCTGCTGGGATGTTCCAAGCAGCAGGCCTGCCGAGAGGCGGGTATTCCCTTGTTGTTGGAAAAAAGTATCAAGAAGGGATTGGATGTGGACTGGAGCGAAGCGGGGCAGAAAAAGAAAGCGCTGCAAGCCCTGCTCGAGCAAGTGGAAAGCATGATGTCCTGGCTAAGAAAGAATCTGGCAGAGGAGATGGAAGAGGAGCCTTTGAGGGAACACGTTCAGACTCTCGAGCAGATTCGCAAGCAGGACCTGGAGCCGGACCCAGAAGGAGGAGGTGTCCGCGTTCGCCAGCAAGTGGCGGAAGAGAGACGAGTGTCGGTAGAAGATGGGGAGATGCGTCATGGACGCAAGAGCAAAAGCAAGCGCTTCAACGGATTCAAGCAGCATGTGGCCACGGCGCTGGACGAAGAACTCATCCTGGCATGTGCTGTGACGCCCGCCAACCGACCTGAAGCGGAGGCAACACCGGCGCTTGAGAAGGACATGGAGAAGCAAGGAGTGAAGATTGACGAGTTACACATAGACCGGGGGTATATCAACAGCAGTATCGTGGACAGCGTGCTCGAGGAGGGAGGGGAAGTGCTGAGCAAGCCGTGGAAGGCACGCAATGGGGAGTTGTTCGCGAAGTCAGACTTCAAAATAGATATGCGAAGCCGGACCATCACGTGTCCGGAGGGGAAGACAATGCGCTTCGAACTGGGAAAGACAGTCGAATTCGCGACAAAGGACTGTGAGACTTGTCCATTGCGCGAGAAATGTACACAAGCCCAGATAGGACAAGGACGGACTGTGGCAATCAGTGAAGATGAAGCGCTCCAGCACAAGTTGCGCAAATTAATGAAGACACCTGCTGGGCGAGAGCGACTCAGGAAGCGAGTAGGGGTGGAACATCGACAAGCCCATATAGCGCGACGACAGGGGCGTCGTGCGCGCTATCGGGGCGTGCGTAAGAACGTCTTTGATCTACGACGTGCGGCCAGCATCCAGAATTTGGAGACATGGCAACGCCATCTAGAGTTGTCCCAGCAGCAGGTGGGATGATGTGGTTTTTAAATCGGTCGGTGTTCTAGCACCTCGCACACGGACTCGTAATGGCGGTGCAGCGCCTCGCAGGCACCGAAGAATGCCTCCACCCCTGACTGTCCGGGAGTCATCCGCCCGAGGCTTACCCCCTCCTGGCTCTCTTCCACCATCGCCACCAGGGCCGCGCGCAATTCGAGCCCATACGTCTCCGGCTGCAAGAATGGGGTGTCGAGGCGCAGGAAGAGGTCCGGACATTCCCCGGTGCGCTCATCGCCCTCCTTCTTCAGCCAGGCCTCCACCATGCGTGCCTCGCTCGGCTCCACCAACCAGCGCAGCAGCCGCGCATCAGGCGCCTGAGCGAACTCCACCCACTGGTTGTGCAGCCATCCCAGCCGCTTTTCCACCGCGTTCTTCATGTGGCCTCTTTCCGTTCCCACTGGCCCGCCATCATCGGCCCGACTGGATTCCCGAGGCGCTCATTATTGGCAATTGGCAACCCGTTCGGGCAAACGAACCGTTGCCTGCACGAGCAGAGGAGCGGAAATACGTCCAGCCTGGATGCAAGGGGGGAGCCCGCGCACACGTCAGCGCGAAGCCCACCAGGCCAGGTGGAGGCGCTCCCGTCTGGAAAATTGCTTCGTCAGCGGAAAACCCAATCCCCCTGGCGGAGGGCGCTTCAGGAGGACATGCGGCCGACGAGGGAGAGGATGGCCTCCCCGTACCGTGGATGCGCTGCAGAGCCAACGGGGCCGCGCGGTGGCGATGGCGCCGAGCAGGTGGTCCGTCCGAGATGACCCACAGGTGCCTACAAGTATCAGCGCAACGAGGAGGGGCCGGAGGAAGTTCAGGTTTCCAGAGGTGGAGAGGAAGTCTGGGTGGACGGTGCCCGCATGGAAAGGCGAGGCTGCTTGAGGTCAATCACGTGGGTAACGCTGAGAGAAGTCCGTTCATTTCTGGCTCGAGCTGTGGCGAGACTGCCTGAGCCATGGTTCTGGACATGCTCATTCCTTTTCGAGGCACTCCTGAAGAAATTTGGCATTCCAGGTGGGGTTGTTGTCCGTCCCTGAGACAGGAGAATCAAATGAAGTTCTTCATCATCGCGGAAGACGGCGGCCTGCCATCCGCATCTGACCTGGCGTTCCATGTGTGCGCGAGCTGGCCCGGCGCCACGGTGATGCCAATCTCCAATCCCGAGAGAAGCTATACCTTGGAGTTCCATGTCCCCATGGCTGATTCGCGACTGGAGGGTTTGCTTCACAAGACGAGGAGCTCCATGACATTCGAAGGTGTCTCTCTTCGGGAGATTTCAGAGTTCGTCCGGTGGTGTCGCTCCCTCGTGCCTTCTCATGTGTCCCTCCTCTTCTGCGACGAGAGCATGAATGGCGAGGTGAAGGTGACTCCGACGATGTCCGCAGCACAAATCCTCGAAGCATTCCATGCGAGTGGAGGGTAGGCCACTGGAACTGCCCCGAGAGATACTCCCAGGGCAGCTCATGGCGTTTTGCCGTGCCTTCATCTCAGTCCAGCCCCGGGTTCGCGGGATTGGAGGCGGACTTGTCCATGATGCCGGTGGGTCCGTCGTTGAGCACGCATTCACCACTCACCTGCTCGACGATACCGCAGCCCGACTTCGGATTGCCCCAACGGCTGGTGAGGTTGAGCCACGACAGGCTCCCGTCATACGTGCCCGGTGACCGCCAGGAGAAGGGCACGGTGCTGTTCCAGGTGTACCAGGGGATGCCACGGCCCGTGTCATCGGCGAGGAAGTCCCCGTTGGGGAGGTTCTTGTAGATGTGCCGGGCGGCGTCCGGGTAGATGCCGTGCGAGCCCAGGGCCGCGTACACCTCCGGGTGGAAGCCCGCCACGGCCACGTTCTT
Above is a window of Cystobacter fuscus DNA encoding:
- a CDS encoding IS1182 family transposase, with the translated sequence MTLAVSPPKVTGEIARWTPPRELNEQEQQIVERMSRNGKLFAFLRLNRHKLMDEAFQAELASMYRQTGAGKVAIAPGLMAMAILLQGYMGVSDATLVELTVFDLRVQMVLGWLGHSEPAFSQGSLYEFRQRLMRNQMDRRLLEKTVEVAREQKEFGERKLKTLLRVAIDSKPLEGAGRVEDTINLVGHAARKVMMCVAKLLGCSKQQACREAGIPLLLEKSIKKGLDVDWSEAGQKKKALQALLEQVESMMSWLRKNLAEEMEEEPLREHVQTLEQIRKQDLEPDPEGGGVRVRQQVAEERRVSVEDGEMRHGRKSKSKRFNGFKQHVATALDEELILACAVTPANRPEAEATPALEKDMEKQGVKIDELHIDRGYINSSIVDSVLEEGGEVLSKPWKARNGELFAKSDFKIDMRSRTITCPEGKTMRFELGKTVEFATKDCETCPLREKCTQAQIGQGRTVAISEDEALQHKLRKLMKTPAGRERLRKRVGVEHRQAHIARRQGRRARYRGVRKNVFDLRRAASIQNLETWQRHLELSQQQVG